A genomic stretch from Alosa sapidissima isolate fAloSap1 chromosome 3, fAloSap1.pri, whole genome shotgun sequence includes:
- the LOC121705616 gene encoding heme-binding protein 2-like isoform X2, protein MVYVAGIVVFVFALAVEAKVGDSSESSFCTESKECLLYNLTCTGNGYEVRRYEETKWVSVDVESAFMEMAISKAFWKLFRYIMGSNDAGMKIDMTAPVIIKGPDSRSMLQSSGFTISFLLPSTFQLKQTPIPNPTESSVYLSETPSMQVYVKSYGGWMSFISSRMQSSALRMALRAAGASYTTGFHYDVGYNSPMKMTDRHNEVWYLVEGKPVCSAV, encoded by the exons AT GGTCTACGTAGCAGGaatagttgtgtttgtgttcgccCTGGCAGTGGAGGCCAAAGTTGG TGATTCTAGTGAGTCCAGCTTCTGCACAGAGTCAAAGGAATGTCTTCTGTATAACCTCACTTGCACTGGGAACGGCTATGAG GTGCGCAGGTACGAGGAGACCAAATGGGTGTCTGTCGACGTGGAATCCGCCTTCATGGAAATGGCCAtcagcaaagctttctggaaacTCTTCAGATACATCATGGGATCCAATGATGCTG GCATGAAGATTGACATGACTGCGCCCGTTATCATCAAAGGCCCGGACAGCAGAAGCATGTTGCAGTCATCAGGCTTTACCATTAGCTTCCTGCTGCCGTCCACCTTCCAGCTCAAACAGACTCCTATTCCCAACCCCACTGAAAGCAGC GTTTACCTCAGTGAGACGCCTTCAATGCAGGTTTATGTGAAGAGCTATGGGGGCTGGATGTCATTTATTTCCTCAAGGATGCAGTCTAGTGCGCTGAGGATGGCTCTGCGTGCTGCTGGTGCGTCCTACACCACTGGGTTCCACTATGATGTTGGCTATAACAG cCCTATGAAGATGACAGACAGGCACAATGAGGTGTGGTACTTAGTGGAGGGAAAGCCTGTGTGTTCGGCTGTATGA
- the LOC121705616 gene encoding heme-binding protein 2-like isoform X1 yields MLRAAFFLVYFTTVICSRVYVAGIVVFVFALAVEAKVGDSSESSFCTESKECLLYNLTCTGNGYEVRRYEETKWVSVDVESAFMEMAISKAFWKLFRYIMGSNDAGMKIDMTAPVIIKGPDSRSMLQSSGFTISFLLPSTFQLKQTPIPNPTESSVYLSETPSMQVYVKSYGGWMSFISSRMQSSALRMALRAAGASYTTGFHYDVGYNSPMKMTDRHNEVWYLVEGKPVCSAV; encoded by the exons ATGTTAAGAGCTGCCTTTTTTCTTGTTTATTTCACAACTGTCATCTGTTCCAGGGTCTACGTAGCAGGaatagttgtgtttgtgttcgccCTGGCAGTGGAGGCCAAAGTTGG TGATTCTAGTGAGTCCAGCTTCTGCACAGAGTCAAAGGAATGTCTTCTGTATAACCTCACTTGCACTGGGAACGGCTATGAG GTGCGCAGGTACGAGGAGACCAAATGGGTGTCTGTCGACGTGGAATCCGCCTTCATGGAAATGGCCAtcagcaaagctttctggaaacTCTTCAGATACATCATGGGATCCAATGATGCTG GCATGAAGATTGACATGACTGCGCCCGTTATCATCAAAGGCCCGGACAGCAGAAGCATGTTGCAGTCATCAGGCTTTACCATTAGCTTCCTGCTGCCGTCCACCTTCCAGCTCAAACAGACTCCTATTCCCAACCCCACTGAAAGCAGC GTTTACCTCAGTGAGACGCCTTCAATGCAGGTTTATGTGAAGAGCTATGGGGGCTGGATGTCATTTATTTCCTCAAGGATGCAGTCTAGTGCGCTGAGGATGGCTCTGCGTGCTGCTGGTGCGTCCTACACCACTGGGTTCCACTATGATGTTGGCTATAACAG cCCTATGAAGATGACAGACAGGCACAATGAGGTGTGGTACTTAGTGGAGGGAAAGCCTGTGTGTTCGGCTGTATGA